The Lycium barbarum isolate Lr01 chromosome 11, ASM1917538v2, whole genome shotgun sequence genome contains the following window.
TTTTGCAACTGTTGGGCATCTTCAGATTCCAGTTGATATGAGCCTTTACCAGTTAGTCCAGTTACTCTGTCCGGTCCTTCCCAATTCGGACCCAACTTCCCATCGTTGGGATTTTTGGTGTGAGGGTAACTTTTCGTAGAATTAAGTCTCCAACTTAGAAGTGTCGAAGATTCGTTCTTCGATTGTAATATCTTCTCACCCGTTGCTTATGGGCCACTAAAAGGACCAACGCAATCTCGTGAAGTTTGTCTGTTAAATCAAGCTTTACAGCCATAGCCTCATCATTCAACTCGTCTGTTGCGTACTGGAATCTCAAGCTCGGCTCCCAGACTTCCACAGGAATTAAGGCCTCTGCAACATAAACTAGAGAAAACGATGTTTCACCAGTACTTGACTTTTAAGTCGTTCTATACGCCCAAAGCACTTCCGACAAAACTTTCTTCCACTTGCATTTTGATTCTTTCAACCgcttccttagattttgaataaTGGTCTTAGTTGTTGACTCTGCTTACCCATTAGCACTTGGGTGGTATGGAGTTGACAAAATCTTCATAACTTTCAAGCCTTCGAGGAAATTATTAACCTTACTGCCAATGAACTGTCGGCCATTATCGTACGTTATCTCGGTGATAATACCGAaccgacagatgatgtgatcccaaatgaagacaatgacctccttttctctgactTTCTCAAAGGCGTGCGCTCCAACCCATTTAGAAAactagtcagtcataaataaaatgaacTATACCTTACCAGGAGCCCAAGGCAATGGTCCGACTatatccattccccatttcatgaatggccatggagATAGGAACGGATGCATCAATTCCCCCGGTTGGCATATCATCGGTGCATGCCTTTGACACTCGTCGCACTTCCGGACGAAATTCTTTGTATCTTCTTCTATCTGGTTCCAGTAATAACTGGCCCTAATCAACTTCCAGACCAACGACTCTGCTCCCGAATGATTGCCATAAGTCCCCCTGTGGACTTCACGCATCACATAATCTGTTTCTCCAGGCCCCAAACATCTAGCCAAAGGGTCGTAGAAAGATCAACGATATAATTGGACATCGATCAAGAAAAATCTCGCCACTTTAGTCCGAAGAGCTCTAGACTCCTTAGGGTCCGTTGACAACTTTCCCATCTTGAAGATAGTCTATATACTTGTTTCGCCAGTCCCAAGTCAAACTTGTTGTGTTTGCCTCGGCATGGCCATTTACTACCGCAGAGTTCATCAGTTGAACGACTATACCGGAGTTAAATTCTTCCTCTCTTACTGACGAACCCAAATTAGCCAACGCATCTGCCTCATTATTATGTtccctcggtacatgctgcatggtccattctttgaaTTGATGTaaaatcacttggattttttccaagtGCCTCTGCATCCTTTAATCTTTTACTTCGAAAACCTTATTAGCTTGGTTTATGACTAGAAGTGAGTCACATTTTGCTTTGATGACTTCAGCTCCCAAACTTCTAGCCAGCTCTAAACCTGTAATCATAGTctcatactcggcttcgttgttagtcaattttaaagTCCTTATTGGTTGCCGAATAATATCATATGCGAGAGCCTTAAGTATGATTCCCAGTCCGGACCCTTTCACGTTTGATGCTCCGTCCGTGTGCAAGGTACAGACCCCCGAAGTTTTTTCCGAGACTAACAAAAGTTCTTTTTAGACCTCGGGAACCATTGGAGGTGTAAAGTCTGCTACGAAGTCTGCTAAAATTTGAGACTTTATAGCCGTTCTGGGTTTATAATCAATGTCATAACCACTAATTTTTACTTCCCATTTTGCTAACCTACTAGATAATTCTgatttatgcatgacatttttgTAACGGATATGTGGTTACTACGCATATAGGATGACATTAGAAATAAGGTTTCTACTTTCTAAATGCAGTTAACAAAGCTAGAACCAATTTTTCCAAATGAGGATATCGCGTTTCTGCACCCTCTAAAATTCTGCTTACGTAATAAATTGGGAATTGCGTACCTTCTTCTTCTCGAatcaaaacgccacttaccgcaaCCTCGGATACTGCCAGGTACAAAAATAACTGTTCGTCCGCCTTCGCTGTATACAACAAAAGTGGGCTCGACAGGTATTTTTTGAACTCTTTCAAAGctttttgacactccggtgtccacacaaagtcatttttctttttcaacagTGAAAAGAACCAATGACTTTTATCGAAGATCGAAAAATAAATCTGCTTAAAGCTGCAATCCTCCTGGTTAACCTTTGCACCGCTTTCACACTATCGACCACTTCGATGACTTCGATGGCCTTATTTTGTCCGGGTTGATCTCTATTCCtcgatttgacaccatgaaacccaagaacttgTCTGAGCCTACTCCGAAGGCACACTTTTTCGGATTcaacttcatgttgtatttgcgaagtatGTCGAAGGTTTCCTGGAAATTCTTTAGATGGTCCtatgtttccagggacttaactagcatatcatcaatataaacttccattgttttcctatttgttcttcgaacatccggttaactaggcgttgataagttgCTCTAGCATTTTTTAGTCCGCATGGCATTACATTGTACCAATATGTTCCATATCTAGTTATAAAAGAAGTTTTCTATTGGTCCTCCGGATCCATCCGaatctggttgtacccggagtaggcGTCAAGAAAACTTAGCATTTCATGCCCTGCCGTCATGTCAATCATTCGATCAATGTGGGGCGAAGGAaacgaatccttcgggcatgctttattaAATCCTTATAACCTACGCACATTATGAATTTATTGCCTTTCTTAAGCACAACTACTACGTTAGCCAACCTGTCTGGGTATTTGACATCCCAaatggaacctatttttaaaagttttgttaCCTCCTCTTTGAAAAACTTATGCTTAACTTCGGCCATTGGTCTCCtcttttgcttcaccggggggcAATTTTGATCTAGACTTTGCTTGTGAGCCGTCACCTCCGGTGGTATAcatgtcatgtctaaatgggaccatgtAAAATAATCGgtgttagcttgaagaaattcaagTAACTTACGCCTGAGCTCCAAGGTTAACcacgtgcccaggtatacctttctatccagcATATGCACGAACAAAATAATTTGTTCTAATTCTTCCACAGTTGATTTGGTTGCGTCTGAATCATCCGGCAGCACGAACGACCTAGGAACACTAAAATATTCTTCTTCAAAGTTTATCTTTTCTTCCTCTTTCTTCGGGATGACCGAGCCCGAGTCCTGTGATTGCTATTTAACATCTTTGCCTTTCACTGACTTCTCTACGGCCTTTAATACTAGTGCCTTCGGTACTGGAGCTGCTTCTTCAACTGCAAACATCTCCCTTGTCGCTGGTTGTTCCCCATGAACCTTTTTTACACCCTCTGGGGTTGGAAATTTCAACATTTGGTGCAACATTGAGGGTGCTGCCCTCATGTTGTGCACCCATGGTCTGCCAAACAATACATTGTATCTGATCTCGCCTTCAATGATGTAAAATTTGTTTGCTGAATAGTCCCAGCGGTATTTACCGGCAAAGTAATTCCCCCCTTCGTATTTTCACACGCCATATTGATTCATAGAGGACCCGAGCTACCGGCACAATTTGGTCCAACAGTCCCAACTGCTCTACCACTTTCCAACGGATAATATTGGCTGAACTACCTGGATTAATCAAAATACGCTTAACCTGAGATTTATTAATGAGGACAGAAATTACCAAAGCCTCATTGTGGAGTTGAATGCTGCCCTCCGCGTCTTCGTCATTGAAGGAAATGGATCCCTCCGGTACATAATTCCTTGTTCTTTTTTCCCGAGTGGTCGAGACCTTTGTCCTCTTCATCATTGGACCCCGGGGAATTTCTGCCCCACTGATAATCATATAGATCACGTGTTGAGACTCCACTGGTTCAACTTGCTTATTTGCTTCCCTGTTTTTGTAATTTCTTTCTGTCCATTCACTTAAAAATTCACGCAAGTACCCGTTTTTCAATAGTGGGGCTACTTCATCCCTAAGTTGTcgacaatcctcagttctatGACCATGAGTACCATGATAATCGCAGACTACATTCGGATCCCTTTGAGCAGGATCGGACCGAAGCGGCTGCGGTCACAAGGTTGCTAATCTTTGTAgaagaatagattcttgttaattgAAAAACGGACACTCGATTAAATGAAAGGACTTGAGCCAAAGAAGTTTCAAAAAGGTTAGAACTataaaagcttgaaagaattggcacgaaatgaAATTCGGattcaagaactagttaacaacaagtaataatcaatcactagttgttaattagctagaagaatcaaagaaaagaagttaGGAAAGATTCAAAGCGTTttggacacttagaaaatttttgaaaattttttgAACCTCGTGCGTCGCGGGCCCAACGTACGTCGAACACTTCTCTAAAAGTTTTTCTAAAAATTACCAAATGTTTGTCCCATGCGCTTTAGGGACGCGTCGAGGGTGTGACGCGCATCTGCCACGCGCGTTGCTCACGAGACGCACGTGCAAGGCACGCGTTCTTGTGATGTTTTTCTCGAACTTTGTGTCGAATTTTCTAATTTTTGCTGAACTATTGGGGCCACTCAACCTAGGACCTTTCGTTTTTGGGTtggaaaaataaattttcacaaCTTAGGTGAATTTCTTTGGATCAAACTCCCTTTTTGGTCTTCTTCGTTACTATAAAGATATGAAGATGctcaagaacatgaagaacacCCAATTTTCAAATCAACTCGTTTTTCCTCCAAATTGCAGATCTAGATTCCCCTTGATGAGTAGAACAAAACACAATATGAATCAAGCCTCAAGTCAACCTCAATCACAAATACCCAATTGGAGTTCTTCAAAAAGCTTGAAGGTCTTAAATGGTGATTTCATCAAACACTTCCAAATGCTCCCAAATTCGAGATCTAGCTAGATTTGATAtcaaggaactcaaatctaacatCAATTTCGCACAAATTAACACACAAAACCAATTTTTctggttttcaattttttttcatcCAAGGATTGAAGAATTTATAGAACAACACCTCAACCTTGctttgataccaaatgatacgatcCGGCTTGTGGAAGACATGGATTCAACAAATAAATATGCGGAAACTAAAATGAtaagaaattgggatgagaataGAGGGCTAGAAGCAAGATCCAATTAGGATTGGATTTATGGGCAAACTTGGATATATGAAATCCAAACCCACCCAATTGAATTCAACCTAACAGAATCTATACTATTTGAAATTAAGGCAGGAGAAATTCAATTGATATCCTCAAAGgaacaactcttcatgaaatcaatagAAAATGGTTCATAGCCAACAAAGGAATCCACCTATGATGAACTATAACTATCACTAACTCTATAACTACCTAGCTAAACAAACTCGCATTCCAAATAGTATTCTCAAATCATAATCTGTCCAATCTAAGTAATGAAATTTACTAAGTAgagtatttatactactaggctAAAGAAGACTAGACTAActattacaaaaatacccttaatgaagtaagggccttttTTTGTAGTCTTCTTTAGGGATAATGGCTTGAATTGCGAAAATAGCCTCTTGCATAGCTAGCCACCATCTTATCTTTGCTCCACACGACCAAGCATTCATCCATACGTCATATTCTTGATTTGACTCATTTGTGCTCCTCAGGATCGTATCACCCTCAAACGAATCAATAAAATGGGAATTTTTGTGTTCTCTTTCACACAAACCATTGTTGTTGACGTTCCCATCCCACCAGGCAGCATTCGACTACTGTCGCTACTCTGCCAAAAGATCTTCGGAGCTTCTCTGTCGTAGTTTTTTACCTTCGTTGTACCTATCTCATCTGCCAACTTTGTATGTTTTCTTATTTTCACTAAAATATTTTTGGTCAGAGTGCTCTCCTATAGCTTCCTTAATATCTTCTCCCCACGTACACTTGTATTGTCATCTTATGTGATGCATATGCAATGTATGCATTtgaaatatgcatgatatacattgatatacactGGCATACACAAGACAAACATGTACATACACACCATATACAATGATATAAAGACCTATATATATGTCGTCGTTTTGTACTAGTTGTGTGtatgttattaatatgtatggTGTAATATATAGGATATACAGTAACATACACCAAATACACACTAAATATACATTAGACATACACCAGAATTAATTTAATTGTACCTTACATTAAATCAAAAGATATATTATGTTATGCCCCGTACTTTTATCCGAAAAGTTTCGTCGTGAGTTAGTTGACGAACATTTAAAAGGCAAGGTTGtcgtcaaggtcataaggaattatacatgctcattcttcatacatgagacgttggtatcatgtttagtaagtatcgggaaggttggatgttaagcAAATCGAAAatattaagtttgttgaaactttgggaaaatttggcagaattctggacagaaattttgggtcaactttagagaggcatatctcctagaatatgaggagttacggaatcCATAACCTAAGCATTCATAAGTTCAGCGAGTTTAATTTCCAATGCAACTAGCAAATCTGCATTTGCACATCGAAGTAGGAGATATGGGCCGCCGAagtgtcgacgatccgtcgatgcaCATCGACAACCCGTCAATTTTCAAGCGGTGCAGCTGCTATATATATGCATCTAGTTAGTGATTTTTCTCATTTTAACTCACACCAACAGACCCTAAACTCTCCCTAACACTCCCCAATCCTCTCCTAACCTTTCTTAATCATCCAAGTAAGATCGGAGCCCtgaaaacccgagctagtgaagggaaagttgttTCTAgagttttattgaagttgttcagCTTAGGAGTTGGATTTGGAGTTTGGTTCTTGGAATTTCAGCCCCTTTAAGGTATTTATACTATTCTTATCTTTTCTATTAAGTTGATTATCAAGATttttagtgatttaaagtgaaggaaatataGCTAAGGAAGCGATGAGTTAATTGAGTCAAACTAAGATTTGGGGCTGTTTTGGGATATGGTTTGGcatggatttgattatattttgatatgaaagTATCGACATAAGTTGTTTGTGAAGGAAATCCTTAGTTTAAAGTAAAGGAAAATCATGATATGAAGGACCTAAACTAGTTTGTTGATGTGGCTGCCTTAAAGGCTGTTTTGATTGGAATTTTGAAGAGAtttctacttgtttatgttgctgtatattgttattgttgttgttgatgatgttttgtATGTTGTGCACCATTTGGGAGTTGGAttgtagtaagaattataggagaaatgctgcccgaatttcgttaagtttcatacgTACTAGAAATGGGTAGTAAGGGATGTATATGGCCTAATTATAATtcgtgttatcttggttgtagtgttACAAGATCAGGAAGTAAGCATCGGACATTAGGTAGCCTCCAAGGTATTTTAAGGctatcatttctttctttttggcatgatcttatgatatgaatcaacaagcgagtaaacaagctttcatattactctactcttagaagcactaggagtacttcagtctttgatgttcctgtaccccggttatgattgttccttctgttcatgggtcatGAGATTTCtcatattgatgatgttagctcaaaagatgtatATCAGAGGtagtatgaccttatgtcactccaagGGTTCTAGTTGTTCATGGTATTtgtacattgcattgcattcattatacgTATGTATATTAATccttgaccagaaggcgttatatacgcgtatattatatgaatatgggatatggggaaagggataggcattatatatgcattaccacctgatcagctggtgcacagtgatgatgataatatatgaatcgggtcgtacgttcctcgccactattatatgatatatggatcgggctgtacgttcctcaacactattatatatatggatcgggtcgtacgttcctcagcactattatatgatatatggattgggctatacgttccacaacactatcagctacattatgacctatgcatatcatacacccTCAGAGGCATCTTCAGTTGAGCAGAGTTATACAGATGTATTCAGACAATCAGTTTAGCTTATGAGTTCAAATCCCctttatgattcttatgtatatgttactcttatgccttatatactcggtacattatccgtactgactcccgtattgctcggggggggggggggggggggggagggctgcgtttcatgcgtGCAGGTCTGCAtatacaggttggtgatccatctattaggatgtcaacTCAACGGATGTATttgatgcactccatttgttctggagatgccaggagtcagcatggtcttatgtgtatatatagatatgtacatgcatatgtttatgggtacggtggggccctgtcccggtcacgttatgttatgtttccagtagaggcttgtagacagttatgtgcaGTCATATAGTGTCCATACTTGAAATTGCATTTGTCATCACGATCAATTATGATAGCCTTACGAGCTCATATAGCATGTTCAGTATTTTCAtacagatgagtctttcagaGCAGTTGATATATGCATGTTCCCCATGAGATATTGTGAGTCACATGATGGCCCTATCAGCCCACCTATGttcatattcatgtcagatgtaTGTCAGGtggtacttgactagtacggataagtgcccgtcatgaccctccaatttgggtcgtgacatattataTGCTCGTGTACATAAATTTCTCTCTATTTTCATAGTATTAATTTATTTAATCATAGTAATAAATTGATAAAGTTCAATGTAGATATCGTATGTGAGTAACTATTTACCTAGGCAATAACAAGGTGTAATTCTCTTTCTTCAAATTGAATTATGAATTTCTTTTACTTATCCCGAGGAGTTTGGTGATTACTTATTAGGCGTTTGGCCAAGAAAACccaatatttttcactttatttggaatgttgaagttggagttaaagatagagttgtgtttggttatagtttttataaaaaaaacatttgattgtttgaatgtattgaaagtgaaaaaagtgaaaataaggtTTTCACGATCAAATGTTggtttccaaataaagtgaaataaatttttgaaaaaaagtgaaacaTTCTCGTGGCCATTTCAAATATTTTGTAAAACCCATTTTATCTTTCTTAGTGCAAATGTATGAGATGATCAAGCTTTCTAGATAAAAGGTGATTTACTATTAATTAGTATAATCTTCTTAATATGTCTAGTCAAGAATGCGAGACTCCTTTACAATTGGAGGAAAGAAGAGTAAGTAAACGGATTTCTTTCACTTAATTGGTTAATTATTTAGGAGTAATCTTTGTTCCTCTCATGTTTTGTGTTCGTCAACAACGAATCGAAGTTCGCTATACGTTTTCGTTACTGTTACAAGCTTGACGATATAagactatgagcctgtttggatgagtttaaaaaaagcagcttataagtcaaaaaaaaagttggagtagcccaattttttttattttttttttgcttataagctgttttcagtttataaactgctttagataagctaaaccaaacgggctcaattatttttttgagcttattttagcacaaaatgacttataagttggtcagccaaacactcaaaaaagttgaaaatagcttataagcaacttataagccaatccaaacgggctctatatcacATGAATCTTTTTGTCTCAAGTTACCACTTTATCTATGAAAAACGTATGCAATGTGTAACATCTGtcgctcaaattttgtgtatgaaaaaggtatgtaatgTGTATAtttcgatcaaggcttaaacattacgctcaaaattttatgtagctcaagacttagaatttcgtttacatttttcgtatataaaattcatattaggtttttggaaaattaatacaactataacaatattgtaacaactttcatacaatattcaaggcttaaagttttcgctcacaattttgtgtatgaaaactatatCAAAAATTTCGcttacacatacacatttcatacgtttttcataccaaaaaatttgaggtaattttttaagcctttgagcaaaaaaaattattttttttaaaaagttttaatttttttaaaaatcattttatttaaaaaaatatatttttaaaaaagttattttctgaaaaaaatgaaaaatatatgaaaatccgtcatgtttcgtaaaatatctttatattttgtaaataagaaaaactatctatatattttgtaataaagaaTCTTAAGTAGGTACCCTATGTCATTTTCCCTTTACCTATCTGATATGAATTTAGAATGGTCGTCAAATTGGTACAAATAAAATgagtagaaaatatatatatatatgtatttatatatatatatatatatatatataatttattctTTCTTAAGATATTTATTCATCACAATTAATTTTGTGGACAGATTATGATTCGTATTTATTAGTTTAAAATTCTCAAATTTCTGGTGGTACCTTATTCTCGTGCAGTCTTAATTTGATTGGCTCATATAGCTCCTTTTTTatattctgatatggcaggtgacccaCGTGGATTATCTACTCATATGGTAAAGGTAGCACACGGCCTACTATTTTAGTTTTTTAATAATAATTGTTTTTCTGATTCTaagaaaaaatattaaatatCAATACATACACCAAAAGATAATGATTTAGCAAAACCAATCAAACAAAAAGCAGTTATGAAATAAAAGGCATAAGAGCGATCTGAAAAGAGTTCAACAATAATTGAATGTCATCTAAATAATTGGATAGGCCATAATATTGACGACCAATTATTATATAAACATGAATTTTATATATTTAGAGAACTTGTCAATGTGGTGGCTTACGTGAATAACGGTTTGAGTAGAGACTAGAGTTCTATTTATGACTGATTTTTGACTTTTGCTTCACACGATACTCTTTCTAAATCAATTGTATTTAAGCTATTTGTTGACCTTGTGCTTG
Protein-coding sequences here:
- the LOC132620001 gene encoding uncharacterized protein LOC132620001, whose amino-acid sequence is MAGSKLWGIGDEPEYNVDTTSEVSGYKSYFQPLRSDPAQRDPNVVCDYHGTHGHRTEDCRQLRDEVAPLLKNGYLREFLSEWTERNYKNREANKQVEPVESQHVIYMIISGAEIPRGPMMKRTKVSTTREKRTRNYVPEGSISFNDEDAEGSIQLHNEALVISVLINKSQVKRILINPGSSANIIRWKVVEQLGLLDQIVPVARVLYESIWRVKIRRGELLCRPWVHNMRAAPSMLHQMLKFPTPEGVKKVHGEQPATREMFAVEEAAPVPKALVLKAVEKSVKGKDVK